Proteins from a single region of Paenibacillus sp. BIHB 4019:
- a CDS encoding carbon-nitrogen hydrolase family protein: MKYRVAAVQYKLADISSFEQFAEQVAHYVRNASEYGTQFLLFPEFFTTQLLSISDSSGTPLAFDKLPSFTAAYEELFTKLAAEYNMHIVAGTHVVEAEGGKLRNVAHLFHPDGKIDRQSKIHLTPTEVSDWAMSPGEGLEVFQTPYGTIAMLTCYDIEFPEIVRMARAKGADVIFCPSCTDDRHGFYRVRYSAHARTIENQVYVVTTGTVGSLRKVDFMRANFGQAAVLSPNDIPFPPGGILAEGIINDDMLVVADLDLKLLEDVRTAGSVTTWRDRRTDLYTDWY, from the coding sequence TTGAAATATAGAGTAGCGGCCGTTCAATACAAATTGGCCGACATCAGCTCATTTGAGCAATTCGCCGAGCAGGTCGCGCATTATGTGCGCAATGCCTCAGAATACGGCACACAGTTTCTGTTATTTCCTGAGTTTTTTACAACGCAGCTGTTGTCCATCAGCGACAGCAGCGGCACACCATTAGCTTTTGACAAACTCCCGAGTTTTACAGCTGCTTATGAAGAGCTGTTCACCAAGCTGGCGGCGGAATACAATATGCACATTGTGGCAGGAACCCATGTTGTAGAAGCGGAAGGCGGCAAGCTTCGCAATGTTGCGCATCTGTTTCATCCGGATGGTAAGATCGACCGTCAGTCGAAAATCCATTTGACGCCGACGGAAGTGAGCGACTGGGCGATGTCGCCAGGAGAAGGGCTGGAAGTGTTCCAAACCCCATATGGCACCATTGCCATGTTAACCTGCTATGATATTGAATTTCCGGAGATCGTGCGGATGGCGAGGGCAAAAGGGGCGGACGTCATTTTTTGCCCATCCTGTACGGATGATCGCCATGGCTTTTATCGCGTTCGGTATAGCGCTCATGCCCGGACGATAGAAAATCAAGTATATGTGGTGACGACTGGTACAGTGGGCTCGCTGCGGAAGGTCGATTTTATGCGGGCCAACTTTGGGCAGGCGGCGGTTTTGTCGCCAAACGATATCCCCTTTCCGCCGGGCGGCATTTTGGCAGAAGGAATCATTAATGATGATATGCTCGTTGTGGCTGATCTTGATTTGAAGCTGCTGGAAGATGTGCGTACCGCAGGCTCCGTAACGACATGGCGGGACCGTCGCACCGATCTTTATACCGATTGGTATTAA
- a CDS encoding GNAT family N-acetyltransferase, translated as MLYHRIASIDDPYFAELHKLLQTIFPPEEVLAYELWREPLEDAGIHVYVAVEDGKVVGSTEYRYYPELRVAMTDFTIIGQAGKGIGRFLLRAREKDLARLAEQSGTESIGMFAEIYNPYETEEQHAFGGVTPMNPFVRREVLSHIGYNRLDFPYVHPSWDHEGQAVTGLQLSFLPADENMAFLPASLIVTFLEGYYEALPNKPQAWLDMINQLRQQEQVALLPL; from the coding sequence ATGCTGTACCATCGAATTGCCTCCATTGATGACCCATATTTTGCTGAGCTGCATAAGCTGCTTCAAACGATTTTTCCACCGGAGGAAGTGCTGGCCTATGAGCTGTGGAGAGAACCGCTTGAGGATGCTGGCATCCATGTTTATGTTGCAGTAGAAGATGGCAAAGTAGTAGGCTCCACCGAATATCGTTATTATCCTGAGCTGCGCGTAGCGATGACTGACTTCACTATTATCGGACAAGCGGGCAAGGGCATTGGCCGCTTCCTGCTGCGTGCTAGAGAAAAGGATTTGGCGCGTCTGGCTGAACAATCCGGTACAGAATCGATCGGCATGTTCGCGGAAATTTATAACCCTTATGAAACGGAGGAGCAGCATGCATTTGGCGGCGTAACGCCCATGAATCCATTTGTGCGCCGCGAAGTGTTGTCGCATATTGGGTATAACCGATTGGATTTCCCATATGTGCACCCTTCCTGGGATCATGAGGGTCAAGCGGTAACAGGACTTCAGCTCAGCTTCCTGCCTGCGGATGAAAATATGGCATTTTTGCCGGCTTCGCTCATCGTAACTTTCCTTGAAGGTTATTATGAGGCGCTGCCTAACAAGCCGCAAGCTTGGCTGGATATGATTAATCAGTTGCGACAGCAGGAGCAGGTCGCGCTTCTGCCGCTATAA
- a CDS encoding MBL fold metallo-hydrolase has protein sequence MMRITFRGTGDSMGVPRVYCSCAVCEEARSTGINRRLRSLVQLDGLGAEGAGGADDPVWIDCGPDWGRQMEAAGLRFVRRILITHAHFDHIGGLVEWADCCRWLNVKGEAFAAAEVIGEINARFPWLQRQIDFHPIDGGNLRMGNWDITSWRINHGKNGYAYAFRFDHAVEKRSWAYCSDAIGLTAEQQQPLYGLNLLVLGTSFYKEPFAYETRSVYDVTEALELLQLWQPNQTVFTHMSHDIDLNRDYGLPTSVQCARAALEVTV, from the coding sequence ATAATGCGTATTACCTTTCGTGGAACAGGCGATTCGATGGGCGTTCCGCGTGTTTATTGCAGCTGCGCTGTATGTGAAGAGGCGAGAAGCACGGGCATTAATCGCCGTTTGCGTTCACTCGTACAGCTTGATGGATTGGGTGCAGAGGGTGCAGGTGGAGCTGATGATCCGGTTTGGATTGACTGTGGTCCTGATTGGGGAAGGCAAATGGAAGCGGCTGGACTCAGGTTCGTCAGACGAATTTTAATTACACATGCCCATTTTGACCATATTGGCGGTCTTGTGGAATGGGCAGACTGTTGCCGCTGGCTGAACGTCAAGGGCGAGGCTTTTGCAGCGGCTGAGGTGATTGGCGAAATTAATGCGCGTTTTCCTTGGCTGCAGCGGCAAATCGATTTTCATCCCATAGACGGCGGTAATCTGCGAATGGGCAATTGGGATATAACGAGCTGGCGTATCAATCATGGCAAAAATGGCTATGCGTATGCTTTTCGTTTTGATCATGCGGTCGAGAAACGATCCTGGGCTTATTGCTCAGACGCGATCGGGCTAACGGCCGAACAGCAGCAGCCGCTTTATGGTCTTAATCTGCTTGTGCTCGGAACAAGCTTTTATAAAGAGCCCTTCGCCTATGAAACCCGCTCTGTTTATGATGTAACGGAAGCGCTTGAACTGCTTCAACTTTGGCAGCCGAATCAAACGGTATTTACCCATATGTCTCATGACATTGATCTGAATCGCGATTATGGGCTTCCAACCTCTGTGCAATGTGCAAGGGCAGCACTAGAAGTGACGGTATAG
- a CDS encoding GNAT family N-acetyltransferase produces the protein MIRKQLYVYHEGIPVEAVIRRYTELDFEGLIDVQRESFPPPFPAELWWSKEQLAEHVSRFPEGALCAEVGGRLIGSMTGLIVHMDDYGHSHSWETITDNGFIRNHNRSGDTLYVVDICVIPEYRKSGIGKWLMQTMYETVVHLQLERLLGGGRMPGYYRYAEEITPESYVSGVVAGKYSDPVLSFLLRCGRTPTGIAANYLEDEQSCGYAALMEWRNPFFAAD, from the coding sequence ATTATTCGTAAGCAATTATATGTTTATCATGAGGGCATACCAGTAGAGGCAGTAATAAGACGATACACGGAGTTGGATTTTGAAGGGCTGATCGATGTGCAGCGCGAAAGCTTCCCGCCACCGTTTCCTGCGGAATTATGGTGGAGCAAGGAGCAGCTTGCCGAGCACGTTTCCCGGTTTCCCGAAGGAGCGCTTTGCGCTGAAGTTGGTGGCAGGCTTATCGGCTCGATGACAGGCCTTATCGTTCATATGGACGATTACGGACATTCGCACAGCTGGGAAACGATTACGGATAACGGTTTTATTCGCAATCATAACCGCAGCGGCGATACGCTTTATGTGGTAGATATTTGTGTAATTCCAGAGTACCGAAAGTCGGGCATTGGAAAATGGCTAATGCAGACGATGTATGAGACGGTCGTGCATCTGCAGCTTGAAAGGCTGCTTGGCGGCGGGCGGATGCCCGGCTATTATCGCTATGCAGAAGAAATAACACCGGAAAGTTACGTTAGCGGGGTCGTAGCTGGAAAATACAGCGACCCTGTTCTTTCATTCCTGCTCCGCTGCGGCCGTACGCCGACAGGCATAGCGGCAAATTATTTGGAAGATGAGCAGTCCTGTGGCTATGCCGCACTGATGGAATGGCGCAATCCATTTTTTGCTGCCGATTAA